A part of Aspergillus flavus chromosome 1, complete sequence genomic DNA contains:
- a CDS encoding uncharacterized protein (expressed protein): MSAADHPRDVEGSITTPSVNITQPANNSYDGVVDAAVNSSGIYNNSELNRPSRWSQQDPAFDFMFDTFIFWGSQETAGLLDNPLPNDSAEVAAHTTDSEELVLLPHSPHSGDSDQGDRSTRTCQISASDAQLAGKSTEAARTDTAGQMREQESSVVGLADSMANDRAYNNIYPFHLQHPDPSQLQAFPGAEILNTFMQMYFEFCREELPLFHLPTFAPSPESWIVVAAIVAVGCNYSVSRYREEVSETMLMLLHRVMPQKITDNSLLDGDLLLAQGIFLLNLCQMFHGTREEFSKPQYQRNMLITLCRLHMAQTSSIFNAKSGLDDDSCRDTWKAWVKQESWRRLVYSTWMLECFQWILFDTQPILAAWELRLRLPSHEDIWKCASQSQ, from the exons ATGTCTGCAGCTGACCACCCGAGGGATGTCGAAGGGAGTATCACTACCCCTTCAGTAAATATTACGCAGCCAGCAAACAACAGCTATGATGGGGTTGTCGATGCCGCTGTCAATTCGTCTGGGATCTATAACAACTCAGAGCTGAACCGTCCCAGCAGATGGTCACAGCAAGACCCAGCTTTCGATTTTATGTTCGACACATTCATCTTCTGGGGCTCGCAGGAGACAGCTGGGTTGTTGGATAATCCACTGCCAAATGACAGTGCTGAGGTTGCTGCACATACAACCGATAGTGAGGAACTAGTGCTCCTCCCTCATTCACCCCATTCAGGCGACTCGGATCAGGGCGACCGATCAACAAGAACATGTCAGATCTCAGCGTCGGATGCCCAATTGGCTGGGAAAAGTACAGAGGCAGCCCGGACTGACACTGCTGGGCAAATGCGAGAACAGGAGAGTTCGGTCGTAGGACTTGCCGACTCTATGGCCAATGACC GCGCCTACAACAACATCTACCCATTTCACCTTCAACACCCGGACCCGTCACAGTTGCAGGCCTTTCCAGGTGCCGAAATTCTGAACACATTCATGCAGATGTATTTCGAATTCTGTCGCGAAGAGCTGCCGCTATTTCACCTCCCTACCTTTGCCCCCTCCCCCGAATCGTGGATAGTTGTCGCCGCTATCGTTGCAGTGGGATGTAATTATTCGGTATCCCGATATCGTGAGGAAGTGTCTGAGACCATGTTGATGCTTCTCCACCGCGTAATGCCTCAAAAG ATAACTGATAATAGCCTTCTGGACGGAGACCTCCTCTTAGCTCAAGGCATTTTTCTCCTCAACTTATGCCAGATGTTTCATGGTACAAGAGAGGAATTCTCGAAGCCCCAGTACCAGAGGAACATGCTCATCACTCTCTGCCGCCTCCACATGGCTCAGACCAGCTCGATATTCAATGCGAAGTCTGGCCTCGATGACGACAGTTGCAGAGATACGTGGAAGGCTTGGGTTAAGCAAGAGTCTTGGCGGCGGTTGGTGTATTCAACATGGA TGCTTGAATGTTTCCAGTGGATATTGTTTGACACACAGCCTATACTAGCTGCCTGGGAGTTGCGGCTTCGTCTCCCCTCCCATGAAGATATCTGGAAGTGCGCGAGTCAAAGCCAATGA